The proteins below come from a single Peromyscus eremicus chromosome 22, PerEre_H2_v1, whole genome shotgun sequence genomic window:
- the Fam110c gene encoding protein FAM110C, translating into MRALPAVDALARMRPPLQDPRAAEDTHTAQPACKSAVERLAADRAKYVRSTPRSSRGPVSECRVPEAPGAQHHNPIPSALAPAPVARRALSRKPLRPDSLVIYRQKCEFVRGPGADSSRGGLVKKFFQGSVKDKIPVAPETTGESGEDKTKETEAAWTKFGQAAATIPASMLPTPVPVVAMKYPDVPLEVASKVPVAPSGMELRVSRRKGLQRSQSDLSSRYSIARAESDSDTFFLYCGLEPEVVEALGRENFSAGSDCVTLKVRSVSMATSDSSFSRRSEDGLQEEELIEQVPSTTSVVERNARIIKWLFTCKKAKETPSQRLQGPA; encoded by the coding sequence ATGCGGGCCCTGCCGGCTGTGGACGCGCTTGCCAGAATGCGACCACCTCTCCAGGACCCCAGGGCGGCAGAGGACACTCACACCGCGCAGCCAGCGTGCAAGAGCGCGGTGGAGAGACTAGCGGCTGACCGCGCCAAGTATGTTCGTAGCACGCCAAGATCCAGCCGGGGTCCTGTTTCAGAGTGCAGGGTCCCTGAGGCCCCAGGGGCGCAGCACCACAACCCAATCCCTTCGGCTCTTGCCCCAGCTCCTGTAGCCCGCAGGGCTCTCTCTCGAAAGCCTCTGAGACCCGATTCGTTGGTCATCTACCGACAAAAATGCGAATTCGTCCGAGGGCCAGGCGCAGACTCTTCCAGAGGGGGGCTGGTGAAGAAATTTTTCCAGGGGTCTGTCAAGGACAAAATACCAGTGGCCCCTGAGACGACCGGGGAGTCAGGTGAGGACAAGACGAAGGAAACAGAGGCCGCTTGGACCAAGTTCGGCCAGGCGGCAGCCACTATCCCAGCTTCTATGTTACCAACTCCGGTCCCTGTAGTGGCCATGAAGTACCCAGACGTGCCTTTGGAGGTGGCGTCTAAGGTTCCAGTCGCACCCTCCGGCATGGAGCTACGGGTGTCGCGTCGCAAAGGATTGCAGCGCTCTCAGTCAGATCTCAGCTCCCGCTACTCGATAGCCAGGGCTGAGTCCGACTCCGACACCTTCTTCCTGTATTGCGGCCTGGAACCTGAAGTGGTGGAGGCTCTTGGGAGGGAGAACTTCTCTGCTGGATCCGACTGTGTTACACTCAAAGTGCGTAGCGTAAGCATGGCTACTTCTGATAGTAGCTTCTCCAGGCGTAGCGAGGACGGATTGCAAGAAGAGGAGCTCATTGAACAGGTGCCTAGCACCACCTCTGTGGTAGAAAGGAACGCCCGTATCATAAAGTGGCTGTTCACCTGCAAGAAGGCCAAAGAAACCCCCAGTCAGAGGTTGCAGGGACCTGCCTGA